The following coding sequences lie in one Streptomyces sp. NBC_00510 genomic window:
- a CDS encoding ABC transporter ATP-binding protein: MPSTTTAHPTATATAARATDLSKVYGEGETRVVALDAVTVEFRAGEYTAIMGPSGSGKSTLMHCMAGLDTVSSGSARIGDTELSSLKDKQLTKLRRDKIGFVFQAFNLLPTLTAAENITLPMDIAGRRTDKQWLDRVVETVGLSGRLSHRPSQLSGGQQQRVAVARALASRPEIIFADEPTGNLDSRSGAEILGFLRNSVKELGQTVVMVTHDPVAASYADRVVFLADGRIVDELHGPTADTVLERMKRFDAKGRTS, from the coding sequence GTGCCGTCCACCACCACCGCACACCCCACCGCCACGGCCACGGCCGCCCGCGCCACCGATCTGAGCAAGGTCTACGGGGAGGGCGAGACCCGGGTCGTCGCGCTCGACGCGGTGACGGTCGAGTTCCGCGCCGGCGAGTACACCGCGATCATGGGCCCCTCGGGCTCGGGCAAGTCCACGTTGATGCACTGCATGGCGGGCCTGGACACCGTCTCGTCCGGCTCGGCGCGGATCGGCGACACCGAGCTGTCCTCGCTGAAGGACAAGCAGCTCACCAAGCTCCGCCGGGACAAGATCGGCTTCGTCTTCCAGGCGTTCAACCTGCTGCCGACGCTCACGGCCGCGGAGAACATCACGCTCCCGATGGACATCGCCGGCCGCAGGACCGACAAGCAGTGGCTGGACCGGGTCGTCGAGACGGTCGGACTGTCCGGGCGGCTGTCGCACCGGCCCTCCCAGCTGTCCGGCGGACAGCAGCAGCGGGTCGCCGTCGCCCGGGCACTGGCCAGCCGGCCCGAGATCATCTTCGCCGACGAGCCGACCGGCAACCTCGACTCCCGTTCCGGCGCGGAGATCCTCGGCTTCCTCCGCAACTCCGTGAAGGAGCTCGGCCAGACGGTCGTCATGGTCACCCACGACCCGGTCGCCGCCTCCTACGCCGACCGCGTGGTCTTCCTCGCCGACGGGCGGATCGTCGACGAGCTGCACGGCCCGACCGCGGACACGGTGCTGGAGCGCATGAAGCGCTTCGACGCCAAGGGCCGCACCAGCTGA
- a CDS encoding AraC family transcriptional regulator — protein MLERLNQALEHIEHHLDGQVDVAALARVAGTSEYHLRRMFSALAGMPLSEYVRRRRLTVAGAEVLAGPATLLEVAVRYGYGSGEAFARAFRAVHGVGPGEARRTGAALVSQPRLAFRLTVEGSSSMRYRVVDRPDFRVVGLKARVPLVHSGPNQAIVDFVRGIDPRLMARLEELSDQEPRGVVAVCDDLDPSRAEGTELDYHQGVITTAAAPDGTTVLPVPAGTWAVFTTSGPAPQAIQELWRDVFTQWFPSNPYRSRPGPEILRARPSADGTEAEAELWLPVEREQG, from the coding sequence GTGCTGGAACGTCTCAACCAGGCCCTGGAGCACATCGAGCACCATCTCGACGGGCAGGTCGACGTGGCCGCGCTGGCGCGTGTCGCGGGCACCTCGGAGTACCACCTGCGCCGGATGTTCTCCGCGCTCGCGGGCATGCCGCTCTCGGAGTACGTACGGCGCCGCCGGCTGACCGTCGCCGGCGCGGAGGTGCTCGCGGGGCCCGCGACGCTGCTGGAGGTCGCGGTGCGCTACGGGTACGGATCGGGCGAGGCCTTCGCGCGGGCGTTCCGCGCCGTGCACGGGGTCGGGCCGGGCGAGGCCCGGCGCACCGGCGCCGCGCTGGTCTCCCAGCCCCGGTTGGCCTTCCGCCTCACCGTCGAAGGGAGCAGCAGCATGCGTTACCGCGTCGTGGACAGGCCGGACTTCAGGGTCGTCGGCCTCAAGGCCCGGGTCCCCCTGGTGCACTCGGGGCCGAACCAGGCGATCGTCGACTTCGTCCGCGGGATCGACCCGCGGCTCATGGCACGTCTGGAGGAACTGTCGGACCAGGAACCGCGGGGGGTCGTCGCGGTCTGCGACGACCTGGACCCGAGCCGCGCCGAAGGCACGGAGCTCGACTACCACCAGGGGGTGATCACGACGGCGGCCGCACCCGACGGCACCACGGTCCTCCCCGTCCCCGCGGGCACCTGGGCGGTCTTCACCACCTCCGGGCCGGCGCCGCAGGCCATCCAGGAGCTGTGGCGGGACGTGTTCACCCAGTGGTTCCCCTCCAACCCGTACCGCAGCCGCCCCGGCCCCGAGATCCTGCGCGCCCGTCCGTCCGCGGACGGGACCGAGGCGGAGGCCGAACTGTGGCTCCCGGTGGAACGGGAACAGGGCTGA
- a CDS encoding LysR family transcriptional regulator: MLERVEIEAFLTLAEELHFGRTAERLGVTTGRVSQVVGKLERRIGCPLFERNSRSVRITPVGRRLADDLLPLVTGMEEALRRAADAGRGITGALRVAFLGEGTAPTLLSVVRLFSERHPDCRVDVREVQLATSRASLLDGSVDVLLASFPFDGMARGPVLLRERRVLAVAAGHPAAGRESVSLEVLADHPVVQYPEVTSVAFKRDRTPERTPSGRPVPRGPAGGSFSEMLTLVALGRGVLPVGEHARRYYPRPDLAYVPLHDAPPIERGLVWRHGNTTARVRAFARAAADVAATRPDRARDVGSGGVPDA; this comes from the coding sequence GTGCTGGAGCGGGTGGAGATCGAGGCCTTCCTCACCCTCGCCGAGGAGCTGCACTTCGGCCGGACCGCAGAGCGCCTGGGCGTCACCACCGGGCGGGTCAGCCAGGTGGTGGGCAAGCTGGAACGCCGCATCGGCTGCCCGCTCTTCGAGCGGAACAGCCGCAGCGTCCGGATCACCCCGGTCGGCAGGCGGCTCGCCGACGATCTGCTCCCCCTCGTCACCGGGATGGAGGAGGCGCTGCGCAGGGCCGCCGACGCCGGCCGCGGCATCACCGGCGCACTGCGCGTGGCCTTCCTCGGCGAGGGCACGGCGCCCACGCTGCTGAGCGTGGTCCGGCTGTTCTCCGAGCGCCACCCCGACTGCCGGGTCGACGTGCGCGAGGTCCAGCTGGCCACCTCCCGGGCGAGCCTGCTGGACGGTTCCGTCGACGTCCTCCTCGCCTCCTTCCCCTTCGACGGGATGGCCCGCGGACCGGTGCTGCTCAGGGAGCGCCGGGTGCTCGCGGTGGCCGCGGGGCACCCGGCGGCCGGCCGGGAGTCGGTGTCGCTCGAGGTGCTCGCGGACCACCCCGTGGTGCAGTACCCGGAGGTGACCTCGGTGGCGTTCAAGCGGGACCGCACCCCGGAGCGCACCCCGTCGGGCCGTCCGGTCCCGAGGGGCCCGGCCGGCGGGTCGTTCTCCGAGATGCTCACCCTGGTGGCGCTGGGCCGGGGCGTCCTCCCCGTCGGGGAGCACGCCCGCCGCTACTACCCCCGGCCGGACCTCGCCTACGTCCCCCTCCACGACGCACCGCCCATCGAGCGCGGTCTGGTGTGGCGGCACGGCAACACCACGGCCCGGGTCCGCGCGTTCGCCCGTGCGGCGGCGGACGTCGCGGCCACCCGACCCGACCGGGCACGGGATGTCGGGTCCGGCGGGGTGCCCGACGCCTAG
- a CDS encoding VOC family protein, with translation MTVLRVKAFDHLVLNVADVERSLAFYTGPLGLEPVRVDEWRAGKAPFPSVRVTRETIIDLVAGPRGESNVDHICLTVEPLDWEEVVASGVFTVLEANVRRFGARGSALSTYVEDPDGNTVELRWYPQDAQD, from the coding sequence ATGACCGTGCTGCGCGTGAAGGCCTTCGACCACCTGGTCCTCAACGTCGCCGACGTCGAGCGGTCCCTGGCCTTCTACACCGGACCGCTCGGCCTGGAACCGGTGCGCGTCGACGAATGGCGCGCGGGGAAGGCCCCGTTCCCGTCGGTGCGGGTCACCCGGGAGACCATCATCGACCTGGTCGCCGGGCCCCGCGGCGAGTCCAACGTCGACCACATCTGCCTCACCGTGGAACCGCTGGACTGGGAAGAGGTCGTCGCGTCCGGGGTGTTCACGGTGCTGGAGGCCAACGTGCGGAGGTTCGGCGCGCGCGGCTCCGCCCTGTCGACCTACGTCGAGGACCCGGACGGCAATACGGTCGAACTGCGCTGGTACCCGCAGGACGCGCAGGACTG